The genomic segment CTTGCCGCGCAGCGAGGTCGCTCGCCGCCCGGCAATGCGGAAAGCGAGCAGGCCGACGGCGATCGCGCCGGCCATGACCAGCGCCAGAGAAGGATCCCAGTCGCCGGCGAGATCGAGAAAAGCGAGCACCTTGGCCGGGTTGCTCATGCCGGAGACGATCAGGCCGCAGCCAAACACGAGGCCGATCAGCAGGGAAATCAGGATGCTCACGCGCGGCTCCTAAGCGAAGAGATGACGAGCTGCGAAGACGGTCGCGAAACCGGCTGCCATGAAGACGATCGTGGCGACCAGCGAGCGCGGCGACAGCCGCGACAGCCCGCAGACGCCGTGCCCGCTGGTACAGCCTGAACCAAGCCGGCTGCCGAAGCCGACCAGCAGTCCGGCGACGACGATCGTTGCCCAGTCGGCATCGATGCGGCTCTGCGGCAACTCTGCCAGCAGCCGATAGAGCAGGGGCGCGGCGACCAGCCCGAGCGCAAAGGCCAGCCGCCACGCGACGTCGTTCCTGGCGAGCGGCTGCAGCAGGCCGCCGACGATGCCGCTGATGCCGGCGATGCGTCCTTCGAGAAGAATCAGCAGCGCCGCTGCCAGACCGATCAGCAGCCCACCGGCAAAGGCACTGGTGGGGGTGAAATGCAGCCAGTCGATGGTGATCATGGGCTTCCGTCCCCCCCTTGCGGGCAGTACAGTTGATAGAGGGTGCCGAGCAGGGCGAGCACCCGCGCGTCGGCGACCGAGTAGTGGATCTTCTTGCCGTCACGCCGCGTGTTGACCAGCCCGGCGCTGCGCAGGACGCCGAGTTGTTGCGACAGCGTCGGCTGGTGGAGGTCGAGCAGTTCCTCGAGTTCGCCGACACACTTCTCGCCCTGACTGAGTTGGCACATCAGCAACAGGCGGTTGGTGTTGGCGAGAACGCCGAGGATGGTCGTCGCCTCGCTGGCCGCAGCGCGCATCGACTCGATATCGAGGCGGGTACCGTGCATGCTTTGCTCCCATCGACAAGTTCTACTTGACAATATTATGTTGAAGAGTATTATGTTTGTCAATAGATTGTTTCGCGTTGGCTGATGGTCGATGGCCAGCGCTCAACCGGGAGCAGCAGCATGCACATTGAAGGCTTTTTCGATCCCTCGACCAGCAGCAACAGCTACCTCGTCTTCGATGGCGAAGGCAAGCGCGCCGTCGTCGTCGACAGCGTGCTCGACTACGATCCACGAGCTGGCCGAACGAGCACCAACAATGCCGACCGGCTGATCGACCGCGTCGTCGAGAGCGGCGCCCGCGTCGAGTGGATCCTCGAGACACACGTTCACGCCGACCACCTGTCTGCCGCCGCCCATCTCAAGGAGCGACTCGGCGGCCGGACCGGCATTGGCGAGCGGGTGACGGTCGTGCAAGCTTTCTTCGCCGGACTGTTCAACCTCGGATCCGGTTTCGCCACCGATGGCAGCCAGTTCGATCGGCTTCTTGCCGACGGCGAGTCGATCGCGGTCGGCAACCTGCGCATCACGGCGCTGCACACTCCCGGCCATACGCCGGCCTGTCTCAGTTACCTGTTCTCCGAAGGTGACGAGCAGGCGCTGTTCGTCGGCGACACGCTGTTCATGCCCGATACCGGCACCGCGCGCTGCGACTTCCCCGGCGGGGACGCGCACGCCCTCTACCGCTCGTTGCGCCGGCTGCTCGCGCTGCCGCCGCAGACCCGGCTCTATCTCTGCCACGACTATCCCCCCGGCGAGCGGCCGAACGCCTTCTTCACCACCGTCGGCGAGCAGCGGCGCAGCAACATTCACGTGCACGACGGGGTCGGCGAGGAGGAGTTCGTCGAACTGCGGCGGCGTCGCGATGCGACGCTGGCGGTACCGGTCCTGCTGCTGCCCGCCGTGCAGGTGAACATGCGCTGCGGCGTGCTGCCGGAACCGGAAGCGAACGGGACACGCTACCTGAAGATCCCGCTGAATGTCCTTTGAGGCAGTCATGCCGATCGACCAGGCCATCGTCGCCCCGCTGCTCGGCGCCGCCGTCGGCCTGGTGCTGGCCCTGACCGGTGCCGGCGGTGGCATCATCGCCGTGCCGCTGTTGGTCTTCGGTCTCGCCCTGCCGATGCAGCAGGCGGGGCCGATCGGGCTGCTGGCGGTCGGCCTCGCCGCCGGGTTGGGTGCCTTGCTCGGCCTGCGCAGCGGCATCCTGCGCTACCGCGCCGCCGGGCTGATCGGGCTGTGCGGCATCCTGGCCGCGCCGGTCGGGGTGTGGCTCGCACATCGCATCCCGAACCTGCCGCTGACGCTGGCCTTCGCTCTGCTGCTCGCGTGGACGGGCGGGCGCAGGTTGTGGCGCAGGCGGTCGTTGCCGCGTGACGCAGCGGCGGTGGTTGACAGACCGTGTCGGCTGAACCCGGCGGTCGGACGCTTCGACTGGAATCTCCGCTGCGCGCGCGTACTCGGCGCCACCGGCGTGCTGAGCGGTCTGCTCAGCGGCCTGCTCGGTGTCGGTGGCGGTTTCGTCATCATTCCGGCGCTCGGCCGATACTCGGATCTGCCACCGGCGAGCGTCATCGCCACCTCGCTCGGCGTCATGACGCTGGTAGCGCTCGGCGGCGTCGGGGCGGCAGCGCTGGCTGGCGGTATCGTCTGGCAGCTTGCCCTGCCTTTCGCCGCCGGCGCGATGGCCGGTCTGCTTCTCGGCCGCCTGCTCGCGGCGCGCCTCGCCGGCGAGCGCCTGCAGCAGGGCTTTGCCGTTCTCTGTCTGGTCGTCGCCGGGCTGCTGCTCGGACGCGTCGTCGCCGCCGTCATCTGATCACCCTGCCGGAAGCTCGGGAAGCCCAGCGTGACGCCGGCGCGCGGTTCTGGCATCTGCCCCCCTCCGCACGCGGGAGAAGGCTCGGGGATGAGGGGAACGGTCATGACTTGCATCATCACCGGTGTCTCGACAGTCATGGCCGTTGGCTGCCGTCAAGGATGAGTGCCTTCATCCCTTGACGCAGACGACCTGCCGCAACGTGTGGATGATCTCGACCAGCGAGCGCTGCGCCTGCATGACGGCGTCGATATCCTTGTACGCCATCGGGATTTCGTCGATCACCGCCTGGTCCTTGCGGCACTCGACGTGTGCGGTCGCACGTACCTGGTCGGCGATGGTGAACCGTCGCTTGGCCTCGCTGCGGCTCATCCTGCGTCCGGCGCCGTGGCTGCACGAGCAGAACGATTCCTCGTTGCCGAGACCGCGCACGATGTAACTGCGTGCGCCCATCGAGCCGGGGATGATGCCCAGTTCACCGCGGCGGGCGGAAACCGCCCCCTTGCGCGTGACATAGACTTCGCTACCGAAGTGCGTTTCCTTCTGCACATAGTTGTGATGGCAGTTGACGGCTTCCAGATCGATGCCGAAGGGCTGGGTGATGAGCTTGCGCACTGCCGCGATCAGGTTGGACATCATCGCCTGCCGGTTACGGCGCGCGTAGTCCTGCGCCCAGCCGACCGCTTCGAGGTAGTCGTCGAAATGCGCACTGCCTTCCTCGAGATATGCCAGATCGCGATCGGGGAGATTGGCCAGGTGCTGCCGCATGTCCGCTTGCGCGAGCTCGATGAAGGTGTTGCCGATCGCGTTGCCGACGCCGCGCGAGCCGGAATGGAGCATGAACCAGACGCGATCGGCCTCGTCCAGGCAGACTTCGATGAAGTGGTTGCCGGTTCCGAGCGTGCCCAGATGCTTGTGGTTGTTGGTCGACTGGAGACGCGGGTACTTGGCGACGATGCGCTGAAACCCGGGCAGCAGCTCGCGCCAGAGCGCGTTGACCAGGTCCGGAGGGTTCTCCCAGCTCCCGTCGTCGCGCTTGCCGCGGCCGACCGTGCGCCCGTGCGGTACCGCCTGCTCGATCGCCGTCCGCAGCGCATGCAGGTTGTCGGGCAGGTCGGCGGCGTTCAGCGTCGTACGCGTCGCGATCATGCCGCAACCGATGTCGACGCCGACGGCCGCGGGAATGATCGCACCGCGTGTCGGGATGACGCTGCCGATTGTCGACCCCTTGCCGAGATGGACGTCGGGCATCACCGCGAGGTGGTGAAAGATGAACGGCAGGCGCGCCGTGTTGATCAGTTGCCGACGTGCCTCATCCTCGACCGGAACGCCTTCGGTCCACATGCGGATCGGCTGGGCGCCGGGAAGTGCGATCACTTCGCTCGCAGACTGTCGCCTGGCTGCCTCTTGCATGACTCGTTTCCTTTCTTCATTCCGCTGCGGCACGGGTGGTCGCAGCTTCGCCACCAGACCGTTCCTTGCTCCGTTGCTGCTCGCGGGGCGAATGCGTGCCGACCGCCGCGCGCAGCGCTTTCGACGCGAATGCGAAGCTGCGGTCAGCATCCTGAGTCCGGCATCGCGGCCCGCAACGCCGCTTGCAACGCCCTGATCGAGTTCGGTCGCGGCTCCGACAGTCTGTTCGCCGCCCGTTTGCCGTTTCAGGGCTGTGGCAGGGCCAGGTCAACGATGCCGATCGTCTGCGCAAGTACCCGGCGGGTGTTGGCTTCGAATGGCGGCGGATTTCTCGGCAGGGGAGGGCAGACTGATGCGGGCCGGGCAACGATCGCCCGGCAGTGACACGGGACGGCCTTGCCGTCTGGCAAAGGCTGCAGCCCGCTTCGCACAGGCGAGTCGCCGATCGGATGAAAACCCGGTGGCGGCTGCGCCAGCGGATCGGCGTCGCGCGCCGGGGCCGCCTTCTGGCAGCGACGGACGGCGAGCCGGGGCAGGTGGTGGCGCGGCTGGCTCGCCCGCCCGCGGTGTGGCGAGGCGCTCCACCAGCCCGCCGCGGCGCGCCGGCATCCGGCCGACGTGGCCGCCACGGCCCCGGGTGTCGACCCGTTCGCCTGGCGGTGGCGCAGCATGGTGGCCGCAGGGTCGCCTTCTAACCGCCTGGCAGCGCCTGGCCGGTGGCGTCGAACATGCCATCGAACAGCACCGAACTCAGGTAGCGCTCGCCCGAGTCGGGCAGCACGACGACAATGGTCTTGCCGGCGTTCTCGGCTTTCCTGGCGTGGCGAAGCGCCGCGGCGACCGCTGCACCACACGAAATCCCGGCGAGGATGCCCTCCTCGCGGGCGAGGCGGCGCGCGTAGTCGACTGCCTCCTCGTTCGAGACCTGCTCGACGACGTCGACCAGCGAGAGGTCCAGCACCTGCGGCACGAAGCCGGCGCCGATCCCCTGGATCTTGTGCGGCCCCGGCTTCGGCGTTTCGCCCGCGAGCGTCTGCGTGAGCACCGGGCTGGCGGAGGGTTCGACTGCCACCGACAGGATGGGCTTGCGACGGATGTTCTTGATGTATCGCGAGACGCCCGTGATGGTACCGCCGGTCCCGACCCCGGAGACGAAGATATCGATATCGCCGTCGGTGTCGTCCCAGATCTCCGGGCCGGTGGTCTTCTCGTGAATCGCCGGGTTGGCGGGGTTCTTGAACTGCTGCAGCAGCACATGGCGGTCCGGGTCGGCAGCGACGAGCTCCTCCGCCTTGGCAATGGCGCCACTCATGCCCTTGGCGCCTTCGGTCAGTATCAGCCTGGCGCCATAGGCCACCAGCAACTTGCGCCGCTCGATGCTCATCGTTTCCGGCATGGTCAGGGTCAGCGGAATGCCGCGTGCCGCCGCGACGAAGGCGAGGGCGATGCCGGTATTGCCGCTGGTCGGCTCGACCAGTTCCTTGCCCGGGCCCAGCAGACCGCGCTGCTCGGCATCCCAGATCATCGCCGCACCAATCCGGCACTTGACCGAATAGGCGGGGTTGCGGCCCTCGATCTTGGCGAAGACGCTCGCCGGTGCGCCGTCGGCGATTCGATTGAGCTTGACCAGCGGTGTACGGCCGATGGACAGGGAATTGTCTGCATACCATTTGGACATGCGGATCTCCTGGGGCGAAAAAGGTTGTGGGGATGGCAGGTTGCCACGATCGGCTGCCCTGCCACGACTCCTTAAGCACGCGACTACCAAGCTTAGCCGCTGCAGTATGCCACGCAAAGACGAAGTTCTTCTATGTTCATGCCCGCCTGATGGATTCGCCCGGGCGCGGACGAAGACCAGCCACCTGCTGGCTCTGGGCGTCCGCCTGAAGACGGCGATCCACCTCGGCGACACGCTGGAACTCTCTGATGAAGAGGTTCGCGATCTTCGCGCCGGCCTCGCGCCGATAGAACCGAGCTGCTTCGAGCAGGTCTTGCTCAGCGCCTTGACGGAGCGCCCATTGTGTGCACCTGCTGTGGGGCGTCCACGGCGATCGTCAGAGCGCGCCTTCCGTCGTCCTTCCCAAGGTCACTGCCCGCTCCCCCTCTGTGTCAGATTAGTTGTCGCCTCGATAGGATCCGAAACAGAGGGCGATAAGGAGTAGACAGAGATGGCGAGATACGGGCACGACTCGCGGGCGCTGCGCGAGGCAACGATGGGCCTCAGCCCAGGGCTGGCGTTCTCACGACAAGGCTGCCTGTGAAATCCGCCGGACCCGGACCAGTGGCCTCGTACGGCGCGACCTCAATCGTCCGGCAGCGTCGCCGCGCTCTGCAGGGGCGGCTCGTCCTTGAAGTGCGCGAGGTCGCGGATGTTCTTCTGCACGGCGACGGCGCCAAACAGACTGAGGAGAAAGGACATCGCGTAGAAGCCCTTCTCGGAGGCCACCAGCGTGGCGTTCCACAGCCCGACGGTGAGCAGAAGCACCGCCAGGAGCAGCGAAACCCAGCACAGGCCGTAGTAGATCGCGGTCACGGGGATGCTTTCGATCCGGTCGCGCACCGACTTCTGCAGCGAGACGGCCGAGAACAGGCCGTACATGAGGACCGTGAAATAGTAGCCCTTCTCGTTGAGCGCCATGTCGGCGTTCCAGAGGCCCGTCAGGTAGGCGATGGCACCCACCAGGAGGGCTGCCCACGATGCGCCGATGAAGGCTCCGGTCGGGCGTTGCGGTTGCGCTTGCATGTACGGCTCCTTTGCTTGGCGTTCATTCCCGTCACGATGTGCTGAGGAGTCAAAAGGGCACGGCCCGCGTCTTCCCCCCTGCGACGCGGAAAAATGAGCAAGTCATCGCCTGTCAGCTCAAGCAGCCACACCTCGGCTACGCCCGGTGCCCTAAGCCACCGGCGTCGGCCACGCTGTGACCGTCGCCGACGTCGATGCGGCGCCGCGCCCAGTCCATCCGCTCGCTCATGCAAGCCATGTAGGCCTCCCCTGCGCAGCAGTTTGCGCTCGGCTCGCGCCGACGGATGATCAATCCCAGCGCAGCGGGCCGAGTGTAGGGATCGCGCAAAAAGGTGTCAATCCGCCAGTCGTCTCACGGCGCCCCGGCAAACTCCTCCCGCTCGCCAGCACCGCGGCGTAAGCGCATGGAGAACGATACGCGCTGCGGACGCGTTCAGCGCTGGCGGCGATCGCCACCGGCACCGCTCGATCGTCATCGTCGGCGGGCGAGGTCGGTCGTGGAAGAAGCCTAGAGTTCTAGAAAGCGGAACTCGTCGCTGTCGGCGATGCGCACGACATCGCCGGCGTACAGTGCGCTGCTGCCGTCGACCCGCTCGCCGTTGCGGAAGGTGCCGTTGCCGCTGGCGAGGTCGCTGAGCGTGCAGATGCCGTCGTCGAGGCTGATGCGGGCGTGGTACCTGCTGACGCGGGCGCTGCCGATCACCACGTCGTTGTCCTGCGCGCGTCCGATGGAGTTCATCCCGGCACGCAGGACATGGCGCAGTTGCGGGTTGCTGCGCGAGATGAGGACGAAGCCACCAGCCGCCGACGGCAGCGGCCCGGCCGGGCCGAGCTGGCTCTGCCGCAGCACCTGCGTCGCCGTGCTGTCGGGCAGCGGCGCCCGGTGTTCCCAGTCGCTGGCAAAGACCGCGTTCAGCCCCTGCAGCAGCTCCGCGTCGTCGACCATGATCGACAACTCGCGGCGACGGTCGAGGCTCTCGGTGCGCAGGTTCATGCTGCCGATGACGGCGGTCGCACCGTCGACGATGCTGCACTTGGCGTGCAGCCGGTAGCGCGGCACCGCCTGGAACTCGACCCCGGGCGGCAAGCTGCGACGCTGGCTTTCGTCGCCGAGGACGCGCACCTGGATGCCGCTGCGCGCCTTCTTCATCAACAGGCGGAGCATCGCCGGGTCGGCGAGCTTGGCATCGGCGATGTGGATCGAGCTGCGCGCGCCGGCGAGCAGTGTCTCCATTTTCGGCCGGCTGTTGAACGGGCTGACGAGAAGCGGCGAGTCCCGGTCGGGGGTGAAGGGCTGATCGGCCCAGTCGGCGTCGAACAGCCGGTTGATCTCGGCAGCGATCGACGGGCTATAGACCTCGACGCCGAAGTCGCGCGCGTAGTGGAGGTTGTCGCGCGTCGGGTTGAAGGTGAAGACGAAGGCTTCGGTCTCGTCGACGGTCATCACCTTGTAGTGGTAGCGCGCGCGCCTGCTGTCGCCGGCGGGCTCGCGGGTGTCGATGCCCGCTTCCTTGGCATCCTTGAGCAGCCTGCGATTGCGCTCCTCCCAGCCGCGGGCGCTGCTCGAGATCAGCACGCGGATGTGGACGCCGCGCTGGCGGGCTTCGATCAACGCGCGCTGGATGATCGGATCATCCATGCGAAAGACGGTCAGGTTGATCGATCTCTCGGCACGATCGATCGCGCGCACGATCGGGAAGAAGCTGTCGCCGGGCTGGACGATGAGCGAAATCTTCCGATACATCACGAGGTCCGGTTGTCCCTGCAGGTGGTCACGGTGGCGGGCGTTTTCCCCGGCGATCAGAACTTTCGACGGCCGCGCCTGTCTCGACAGCCATCTGTGCGGCTCCACTGGCGGCAGTCGGTGAGGCGACGGCCAGCGCGCCGTCCCTGGCGCGCGCTGCCTGTCGCCGCCGCAGACGCGGTCGCGCGAGGCGGTCCTTGGCCGGCAGATTGTAATCCAGGCGCGGGATTTCTTGCAGGTCCGGGCGGATCGCCGGACAGTTTCGGCGTTGCCGGCTGCATCCAGTGCCGCCGCCAGCGCGTATGTTGCGGCATCGAGCAGAGAAGAGGAGGGGCGCGATGACGACACACCCATACGCCGACGATGGCCGCGACTGCCAGCAGGTGGTGCGCCACCTGGCGACCGTGCTCTTTCCCTGGGATACGACGCGTGCCCTCGAACTGGCGCTGTTCCGCAGCTTCGCGTCGGCGCGCATCGGCGGCCTGCTGCACGCCACCGGCGAGTTCGCGAGGCGACCGCAGAAACGCTACGACGATACCGACCTGATCGTCAGCGAGATCATCGAGAACGGCTTCGACAGCCCGCGCGGGCAGCGCGCGATCGAGCGCATGAACGAGTTGCACGCGCGCTTTCGCATTGCCAACGAGGACTTCCTCTATGTCCTGTCGACCTTCGTCCTCGAGCCGTTGCGCTGGAACGAGCGTTTCGGCTGGCGGCGGATGAGCGATGCAGAGCGCCTGGCGTGGTTCACCTTTTGGCGCGAGGTGGGCGAGCGCATGCAAATCCTCGGGATTCCCGCGACCCTGGCCGACTTCGCCGCCTTCAGCCGCGAGTACGAAATGCGCCACTTCCGGCCTCTGGCCGCCTGTCGGCAGGTCGCGCTGGCGACGAGGGAGATGTTCGCCGGATGGTTCCCGGCGCCGCTGCGTCCGCTGGTTCGCCGCAGCATCCACGCGCTGCTCGACCCGCCGCTGCTGCTTGCGCTCGATCTGCGACCGGCGCCACGGTGGCTGTTGTGGACCGTCGAGGCGGCCCTGCGCGGGCGGGCGCGCCTGCTGCGCTGGCTGCCACGGCGGCGGCACCCAAAGCTGCGGACCCGCATCGCCCGCGCCGCCTATCCCTGCGGTTACGACATTGCCAACTTGGGTCCGGCGACAGCGCCGCGGGCGGCCTGTCCGGCGGCTCCGGCAGCCGGTGGCGCAGTGGCTGACAGTGGGCTGGCCGTCGCCCGGCGGGGGTCCGATGGCTGACCTGGGGTCCGCTGCGGCCGCGGTCGTGGCGCCGGACGGCAAGCCCTGGGCGCAGCCGGTCTGCATCCGCTGGCGGGCCGGGAGCGTATGGACGATGGTGGGCTGATCGAGGTCAGCCGCGAACGAGATCGAATGCGGAGACGAGGAGAGAGAGATGATCAGGATCATGGCGCGGCTTGCCGCGCACGCGGGCTGTGAGGAGAAACTGCAGACGGTGCTCGTCGAGCTGGCCCTTGCCAGCCGCGCGGAGGCCGGCTGTCTCGGCTACGAGCTGTTCCGCAACCAGGACGCGGCGTGCGAGTTCGTCACCGTCGAGCGCTGGTCCGATCAGGCGGCAGCGGATGGCCACCTCGCGACGGCGCATGTCGCGCGCGCCATCGAGCAGGCGGGCGCCCTGCTGGCGCAGCCGCCGTTGATCCACCGCTTCCAACAGCTCGTCTGAGGCCGCGCGATGCTCGGCGAACGACCCTTTTCGGTGCCTGCCGGCATCCTGGCGCCGTCGGTGGGTGAAGAGGCGACGCCAGCGCACGACGTGCTCGGCTGGCTGCGGGCCGGCGGTTCGCTGGCCGTTCTTGCCGGCTTCGCCTATCTGCTGCTGCTGGCCTGGGTCTACCACCACCAGGAGCGGCTGATCTTCCGGCCGGCGCCGCTGCCGGCGACGCACCGATTCGCCCTGGCGGATGTCTACGAGGTCGCCATACCGGTCGCCGGCGCGACGCTGTCGGCGCTGCACCTGCGGTTGCCGAATCCGCGCGGGCTGATCTTCTTCCTGCACGGCAACAGCGGCAACGCCGCCGACTGGCTGCGCAGCACCGATTTCTATCGCGCCGCGAACTACGATCTGCTGCTGCTCGACTACCGCGGCTATGGCAAGAGCGGTGGGCGCATCGAGAGCGAGGAGCAACTGCGCGCCGACGTGCGTGCCGCCTGGCAGGCGATCGCGCCCGCCTACGCCGGCCGGCGGATGGTGATCTACGGCCGCTCGCTCGGCACCGCACTGGCGGCGGGACTTGCCGCAGAGGTGCAGCCGGATCTGACGATCCTCGTTTCGCCCTACTGCAGCATGCGGCAGTTGATGCGGCAGCATCACCCGCTGTTGCCGCCGGCGCTGTTGCGCTATCCGCTGGCCACCTGCGCCGACGCGGCCGGCATCGACGGCCCGCTGCTGCTGGTGCATGGCGAGCGCGACAGCCTGATTCCCATCGCGCACAGCGAGCAACTGGCGGCAGTGGCGCCACACGCCCGGCTGCTGCGCGTGGCGGACGCCGCGCATGCCGACGTGCACGAATTCCCGGCCTATGGCAGCGAGCTCATGCGAGCGCTGCAGGCACTGCCAGCAAACCCGTCAGAGGAGGGTGAGTGATGCTCAATGGACTGATGCAGGAGCAACCGCTGTTGATCTCGTCGCTGATCGAGCATGCCGCCCGCCTGCACCCGCATAGCGAGATCGTCTCGCGCACCAGCGAAGGACCGATCCATCGCTGTACCTATGCCGACGTCGGCCGCCGCGCCCGCCAGCTGGCGAATGCGCTGACGGCGCTCGGCGTCGGCGCCGGCGAGCGGGTCGCGACGCTGGCGTGGAACGGCTACCGGCACATGGAGCTGTACTACGGCGTTTCCGGAATGGGGGCGGTCCTGCACACGATCAATCCGCGCCTCTTTCCCGAGCAGATCGAGTACATCGTCAACCATGCCGAGGATCGGCTGCTGTTCTTCGATCCCGGCTTCCTGCCGCTGGTCGAGAAGCTGGCGGCGCGCGCGCCCGGGATCAGCCGACATGTCGTCCTCACCGATCGCGCCCACATGCCGGCGAGCAGTCTGCCCGGGCTGCTGTGCTACGAAGAACTGCTTGCCGCGCAGTCGGCAGACTTCGCGTGGCCGCAGTTCGACGAGAACAGCGCCTCGTCGCTGTGCTACACCTCGGGGACGACCGGCAACCCGAAAGGCGTGCTCTACTCGCACCGCTCGTCGGTCCTGCATTCGTGGGCTGCCTGCGCGGTAGACGGGCTGGCGGTCAGTGCGCAGGAGAGTGTGCTGCTGGTGGTGCCGATGTTCCACGTGAACGCATGGGGAATGCCCTACGCGGGCGCGATGAGCGGTGCACGGCTGGTGATGCCCGGACCGGCGCTCGACGGGCGCAGCGTCTACGAACTGCTGCGCGACGAGCGCGTCACCCTGGCGCTTGGCGTGCCGACGGTCTGGCTGATGCTGCAGCAGTACGTCGAGTCGGCCGGCCTGCGACCGGCCGAGGAACTCTGCCTGCGACGCGTCGTCATCGGTGGCTCGGCTGCGCCGCGGGCGATGAGCGAGCGCTTCGCCAACGACTTCGGCGCCTTCGTCGTGCACGCCTGGGGAATGACCGAGATGTCGCCGCTGGGCAGCGTCTGCAACCTTCTGCCGCGCCATGCCGGCCTCTCGCCGGAGCAGCGCCTGGCCGTGCAGGAGAAACAGGGCAGGGCGGTCTACGGCGTCGAGATGAAGATCGTCGACGACGACGGCGTCGAACTGCCGCACGATGGCCAGGCGGCCGGTCATCTGCTCGTCCGCGGGCCGTGGATCACCCGCGGCTACTACCGCGAGGCGGGCGCCGGAAATCTCGACGGCGACGGCTTCTTCGACACCGGCGACGTGGCGACGATCGACGCCGATGGCTACATGCAGATCACCGACCGCGCCAAGGACGTGATCAAGTCGGGGGGCGAGTGGATCTCGTCGATCGCTCTCGAGAACGCCGCGATCGCCCATCCGGCGGTCGCCGAGGCGGCGGTGATCGGCGCCGCACACGACAAGTGGCAGGAGCGGCCGCTGCTGATCATCGTGCGCAAGGCGGGCCACGAACTCGGCCGCGAGGAGATGCTC from the Accumulibacter sp. genome contains:
- a CDS encoding YeeE/YedE family protein; protein product: MTIDWLHFTPTSAFAGGLLIGLAAALLILLEGRIAGISGIVGGLLQPLARNDVAWRLAFALGLVAAPLLYRLLAELPQSRIDADWATIVVAGLLVGFGSRLGSGCTSGHGVCGLSRLSPRSLVATIVFMAAGFATVFAARHLFA
- a CDS encoding metalloregulator ArsR/SmtB family transcription factor gives rise to the protein MHGTRLDIESMRAAASEATTILGVLANTNRLLLMCQLSQGEKCVGELEELLDLHQPTLSQQLGVLRSAGLVNTRRDGKKIHYSVADARVLALLGTLYQLYCPQGGDGSP
- a CDS encoding MBL fold metallo-hydrolase, with product MHIEGFFDPSTSSNSYLVFDGEGKRAVVVDSVLDYDPRAGRTSTNNADRLIDRVVESGARVEWILETHVHADHLSAAAHLKERLGGRTGIGERVTVVQAFFAGLFNLGSGFATDGSQFDRLLADGESIAVGNLRITALHTPGHTPACLSYLFSEGDEQALFVGDTLFMPDTGTARCDFPGGDAHALYRSLRRLLALPPQTRLYLCHDYPPGERPNAFFTTVGEQRRSNIHVHDGVGEEEFVELRRRRDATLAVPVLLLPAVQVNMRCGVLPEPEANGTRYLKIPLNVL
- a CDS encoding sulfite exporter TauE/SafE family protein, whose product is MSFEAVMPIDQAIVAPLLGAAVGLVLALTGAGGGIIAVPLLVFGLALPMQQAGPIGLLAVGLAAGLGALLGLRSGILRYRAAGLIGLCGILAAPVGVWLAHRIPNLPLTLAFALLLAWTGGRRLWRRRSLPRDAAAVVDRPCRLNPAVGRFDWNLRCARVLGATGVLSGLLSGLLGVGGGFVIIPALGRYSDLPPASVIATSLGVMTLVALGGVGAAALAGGIVWQLALPFAAGAMAGLLLGRLLAARLAGERLQQGFAVLCLVVAGLLLGRVVAAVI
- a CDS encoding RtcB family protein, which produces MWTEGVPVEDEARRQLINTARLPFIFHHLAVMPDVHLGKGSTIGSVIPTRGAIIPAAVGVDIGCGMIATRTTLNAADLPDNLHALRTAIEQAVPHGRTVGRGKRDDGSWENPPDLVNALWRELLPGFQRIVAKYPRLQSTNNHKHLGTLGTGNHFIEVCLDEADRVWFMLHSGSRGVGNAIGNTFIELAQADMRQHLANLPDRDLAYLEEGSAHFDDYLEAVGWAQDYARRNRQAMMSNLIAAVRKLITQPFGIDLEAVNCHHNYVQKETHFGSEVYVTRKGAVSARRGELGIIPGSMGARSYIVRGLGNEESFCSCSHGAGRRMSRSEAKRRFTIADQVRATAHVECRKDQAVIDEIPMAYKDIDAVMQAQRSLVEIIHTLRQVVCVKG
- the cysK gene encoding cysteine synthase A, which encodes MSKWYADNSLSIGRTPLVKLNRIADGAPASVFAKIEGRNPAYSVKCRIGAAMIWDAEQRGLLGPGKELVEPTSGNTGIALAFVAAARGIPLTLTMPETMSIERRKLLVAYGARLILTEGAKGMSGAIAKAEELVAADPDRHVLLQQFKNPANPAIHEKTTGPEIWDDTDGDIDIFVSGVGTGGTITGVSRYIKNIRRKPILSVAVEPSASPVLTQTLAGETPKPGPHKIQGIGAGFVPQVLDLSLVDVVEQVSNEEAVDYARRLAREEGILAGISCGAAVAAALRHARKAENAGKTIVVVLPDSGERYLSSVLFDGMFDATGQALPGG
- the yiaA gene encoding inner membrane protein YiaA, encoding MQAQPQRPTGAFIGASWAALLVGAIAYLTGLWNADMALNEKGYYFTVLMYGLFSAVSLQKSVRDRIESIPVTAIYYGLCWVSLLLAVLLLTVGLWNATLVASEKGFYAMSFLLSLFGAVAVQKNIRDLAHFKDEPPLQSAATLPDD
- a CDS encoding phospholipase D-like domain-containing protein encodes the protein MYRKISLIVQPGDSFFPIVRAIDRAERSINLTVFRMDDPIIQRALIEARQRGVHIRVLISSSARGWEERNRRLLKDAKEAGIDTREPAGDSRRARYHYKVMTVDETEAFVFTFNPTRDNLHYARDFGVEVYSPSIAAEINRLFDADWADQPFTPDRDSPLLVSPFNSRPKMETLLAGARSSIHIADAKLADPAMLRLLMKKARSGIQVRVLGDESQRRSLPPGVEFQAVPRYRLHAKCSIVDGATAVIGSMNLRTESLDRRRELSIMVDDAELLQGLNAVFASDWEHRAPLPDSTATQVLRQSQLGPAGPLPSAAGGFVLISRSNPQLRHVLRAGMNSIGRAQDNDVVIGSARVSRYHARISLDDGICTLSDLASGNGTFRNGERVDGSSALYAGDVVRIADSDEFRFLEL
- a CDS encoding oxygenase MpaB family protein, translated to MTTHPYADDGRDCQQVVRHLATVLFPWDTTRALELALFRSFASARIGGLLHATGEFARRPQKRYDDTDLIVSEIIENGFDSPRGQRAIERMNELHARFRIANEDFLYVLSTFVLEPLRWNERFGWRRMSDAERLAWFTFWREVGERMQILGIPATLADFAAFSREYEMRHFRPLAACRQVALATREMFAGWFPAPLRPLVRRSIHALLDPPLLLALDLRPAPRWLLWTVEAALRGRARLLRWLPRRRHPKLRTRIARAAYPCGYDIANLGPATAPRAACPAAPAAGGAVADSGLAVARRGSDG
- a CDS encoding putative quinol monooxygenase, encoding MIRIMARLAAHAGCEEKLQTVLVELALASRAEAGCLGYELFRNQDAACEFVTVERWSDQAAADGHLATAHVARAIEQAGALLAQPPLIHRFQQLV